Sequence from the Pseudomonas sp. 7SR1 genome:
CTGTGGTGCGAACCGGCTGAGGTGCTGCCGATGGCGCAGCGCTATTTTCTGTTTTGATGGTCGACTGACACTGGCCGACTACACATTTGGTAGGGAGCAATTGGGCGATCCGGGGGTGAAGGAATCCAACCTGTGGTGAGGCGGTAGAGTCTGTGGCGAGGGGATTTAGCGAAACGTCGCCCCGCTGGGCTGCGCAGCAGCCCAAGACTCAGCACCTCGGTGTGTCAGGCCGATTGCGTCCAACCCTTCTCTGGGGCTGATGCGCAGCCCAGCGGGGCGGTGCGACGTTTCCCCTCGCCACAGGGCCTGCATTTAGCTCAAGGGCTGCGTCACTCCACCAGCCGCCCCAACCGCTGCTTGAGCATGCGGTTTTCGCTGCGCAGTTGCTGCACTTCCTCCAGCAGGTCCAGCGCCAGGGCGACGCCGTCCCATTCCAGTTCCAATTCACGCCGCAACTTGGCGGCGCGGCGCGCCAGGACCAGTTCGTAGTCGGTGAAACGCCAGTCGGATGGGGCCTTGCCGTGGGGTTCGAGAATGCCATGGGCGACGATTTCTATCACATGGACATCCGCCAGCGCGGCGGCCTCGCAGAATTCCTTCAGGTTCAGTTCAATGATCGGGTTGTTCATGGTCTGCTTCTCCCAATGCTCTAACCGTGCAGCAGCGGTGTGATGACCTGGGCCGTCAGAAATTCGCCCGTGGATCGAACGCAGCTTTCTTCGCCAGCTCCGCCCACAATGCCTTGACCGACTCGTCGTTGGCCTTGGGCATCACGGCCTTGAGTTGCACGAACAGGTAACCCCGTTCGCCCGCCTTGTTGCGCAAGCCGTGCCCCTTGGCGCGCATGCGCTGGCCGTTCTGGCTGCCGGCCGGCACTTTGAGGTTGATCTTGCCGGTGAGGGTCGGGACAGCCACTTCGGTGCCCAGGGCCAATTCCCAGGGCGCCAGGGGCAAGGTGATGATCAGGTCCTGGCCTTCGACATCGAACTTGGGGTGCGGGGCGAAGCGAATGGTCAGGTACAGGTCGCCATTGGCGCCGCCACCGATGCCTGGCGCGCCCTGGCCCTTGAGGCGGATGCGCTCGCCGTCGGTCACCCCCAGAGGGATCTTCACGTTCAGGCTCTTGGTGGTGTTGCTCACGTGCTGGCCTGCGGCGTTGTGCTGCGGCACCTGGTAACTGATCTTCTTCGATTCGTTGGACAGGGTCTCTTCCAGGAAGATCGGTAATTCCAGTTCCACGTCCTGCCCCCGACGGCCGGCGCTGCGACCCGATTGCCCGCCACCGAAACCTGATCCGCGATTTCCGAAGATCGAACTGAAGAAGTCCGAGAAGTCCCCGGTGTCCTGGCCGCCAAAACCGCCACGGCTCTGCCAGCCCGGCGGCCCCTGGAACGGTTGACCGTGCTGACCGTAGCGCCGCAGGTCATCGTACTCGGCGCGCTTGTCGGCGCTTTTCAGCGCTTCATAGGCCTCGGAGACGTCCTTGAACTTGGTCTCGGCGTCTTTTTCCTTGCTGACATCCGGGTGGTATTTGCGCGCCAGCTTGCGGTAGGCAGCCTTGATCGTGCTGTCGTCAGCCGTCGGCTCGACACCCAGAATCTTGTAGTAGTCTTTGAAGTCCATCGAAGCATCACCATCCGTTATCGACGTCGCACCGCCACGCACAGCATGCCCGGATGAGCGGACAGCGGGTTGACCAACCTCAAGGTTGTGACCGGGCGGCGTATCAGAAGTTTATCGGCAGTCGGTGGCGATTCTTGCGCTCGCCCTGTGACCACCCGTTGATGCATACAAGATTGGGGATAAAACCGGCCCTTTCAAGGCTGGACTGGCGCACAGGCCGTTTTTTCAGCGCACTATGTACATCCTGCGATTCTTTTCATGCCTGCCGGATAGCCGGCCTTCGAATCCGCTGCGTACTGGCATACACTGCGCGGCCGTTTTTTCAACCGGAACCTGGAAGACATGAAAAACGCATCCTCGGCCCGTGCCTGCGGCATCGACTTCGGCACGTCCAACTCCACCGTCGGCTGGCTGCGCCCCGGCATGGAAACGCTGATCGCGCTGGAGGACGACAAGATCACCCTGCCTTCGGTGGTTTTTTTCAATCAGGAGGAGCGCCGCCCGGTCTACGGCCGCCTGGCCCTGCACGAATACCTGGAAGGCTACGAAGGCCGCCTGATGCGCTCGCTCAAGAGCCTGCTGGGTTCCAAGCTGATCAAGCACGATACCAGCGTGCTGGGCACGGCAATGCCATTCAAGGACCTGCTGGGGCTGTACATCGGCCAGTTGAAGAAACGCGCCGAAGCCACTGCCGGCCGCGAGTTCGAAGAAGTCGTGCTGGGACGTCCGGTGTTTTTCGTCGATGACGACGAACTGGCCGACCAGGAAGCGCAAAACACCCTGGCAGACGTGGCCCGAGCCATCGGTTTCAAGGAGGTCTCGTTCCAGTACGAGCCCATTGCGGCGGCGTTCGATTATGAATCGACCATCGAGAGAGAAGAGCTGGTGCTGATCGTCGACATTGGCGGCGGTACCTCGGACTTCTCTCTCGTGCGACTGTCACCGGAGCGCCGCACCCACGACAACCGTCATGCCGACATCCTCGCCACCGGCGGCGTGCACATCGGCGGGACCGACTTCGACAAGCAGCTCTCCCTGGCCGGCCTGATGCCACTGTTCGGCTATGGCAGCCGGATGAAAAGCGGCGCCTACATGCCCACCAGTCACCACATGAACCTGGCGACCTGGCACACCATCAACGCGGTGTATTCGCAGAAGTCCACCCTGGCCCTGGGCAGCATGCGCTACGACATCGAGGACACCGGTGGCATCGACCGGCTGTTCAAGCTGATCGAACAGCGCGCCGGGCATTGGCTGGCAATGGAAGTGGAAGAAACCAAGATCCAGCTGACCCAGGCCGACCATCGGCATGTGGCGCTGGATCGGATCGAGCCGGGCCTGAGCGTGGACTTGAGCCGGGCCCTGTTCGAGTCGGCCATCGACGGGTTGCTGGAGCGGGTGCGCACCAGCGTCACGCAATTGCTGGGCGATGCCGACGTCGGCGTCGATCAGGTCGACACGGTGTTCTTCACCGGTGGTTCCAGCGGCATCCCGGCGCTGCGCAACAGCGTCTCGGCCATGCTGCCCAAGGCGCGGCATGTGGAAGGCAACATCTTCGGCAGCATCGGCAGCGGGTTGGCGATCGAGGCGATGAAGCGCTATGGCTGACACCCGGAGTCGCCTCGTGACCTGCACGAGGCGACTCCTCGCCCTCATGTTCAGAGTTCTTCGACCCAGGTCTTGAAGACACCTTCGTATTTATAAAAACCGACAACCGTGCGTTGCAACTCGCCGCCCTTGAAGAAAAGCGTGGTGGGCGCGGACTGGACATCGTAGTCCGGGTCTTTTTCGATGCTGCCTTCCTTCTCGAAAGCTTTCTCGAGAAAGGTAATACGGCCGGCGTTTGAGCTGGCTGCCTCTTCCAGGCTGGCGGTCATGTTATCGGAGCTTTTCTTGCCCTTCGTGCCAAACAGCACGATCACCGGCAGCGTTGATTTGAGGACCAGTTCTTCGAAATTGGTCGTGGTGACAGTTTTCAAAGTCATGATGCAGCTCCCATGGGGCTCGCTGCGAAGCGGATTCTTCGCTCAAGGAGCTAAGCAATCCCGATGTCCGCCATCTACTGTCGGAAATAACAGTGCGGATGAACGGACATGGCGTTCAAACCATCCCGATCTGCTTCAACTCACTCTTGAGATACGCATAGTAGATCGGCCCCGCCACCACCCCTGGCAAGCCGAACGCGGCTTCGAACACCAGCATCGCCATGAGCAGTTCCCAGGACTTGGCACTGATCTGCCCGCCAACGATCCGCGCATTGAGGAAATATTCCAGCTTGTGGATCACGATCAGGTAACCCAGCGCCGCCATCGCCACCCAGATCGACAGGGACAGGCCGACGATGGTGATCAGGGTGTTGGAGATGAGATTGCCGATGACCGGCAACAACCCCAGCAGGAACGTCATCACGATCAGAGTCTTGGTCAGCGGCAGCTTGATTCCGAACAACGGCAGTACCACCGCCAGGAAGATCCCGGTGAAGAAAGTGTTGAGCAGGGAGATCTTGATCTGGGCGAAGACGATGTTGCGAAACGCCTTGACCAGCAGGTTCAGGCGGTCGAACAGCGCGGCGGCCAGGGGCTTGCGCTTGGTCAGGTCGGGGATGCGCTGCAGGGCGACGATGGCCCCCAGCACCATGCCGATCAGCAGCGTCACGAACATGTGAGCCGCATCCTTGCCCACCAGTTGCAGGTCGCTCAGGTGCTTGCTCATCCAATCGCCGATCGCTACCCGGAACTCGGCGGCGCTGGCCGGCAGGTAGGCATCGATGAACGGTGGCAGTTGCCCGCGGGCGCGGTCGACCACTGCCATGAACTTGTCCAGGGACGCACCGGGATTCTCCGCTTCATGCAGGAGAAAGCTGAAGGCGCCGGCGAAGATCAGAGTCAGTACGCTGACCACCAGCGTGCCCAGCAACGCCACTGCCAGCCAGCGTGCGCGCCGGCCTTCGATCAACCGCTGCAACTGCGGGGTCAACATGTTGACCAGCTCGAACACCAGCAACCCGGCCAGCAGGCTGGGCAACAGGCGCAGCGGCAACACCAGCAACAACCCACCAAAAATGATCACCCAACTGATCACCAACAACACATGACGCTGAGAAAACGTTGGCATACAGCCTCAGAACGAAACGGCGTGAAAGGATTGGCAGTCTGCCAGCGATCCACGGGCAGCACTAGGCTCTGTATGAAAAGCCCAAGGATTGTATCGGCCGACCCCAGTCGCAGGTGCAGGTATTTTTTTCCAGGCGCCAGTGGGGCCTGCTCGCGATGAGGCCCCACTGGCCCGGGTTATTTTTTCTTCAGGCAATCGCTCATGAATGCCTTGCGGGCATCGCCCTTCAATGCCTGGGCCGTGGCCGTGGCATTGCAGCTCGTCATACGTTCCTGAGGCGTGACCGGCCCTTCAGGTGGCTTGGTCTTGAGGCAGGCCCCCATGAATTCCCGTCGTGCATCGCCCTTCAGGCCCTGGGCCGTGGCGTCGGCATTGCAGGTGACCATCAGGGTCTGTTGAGAGTTGGCGGCAAAACCTTCGGTACACAGCAGTAAACCGACCACCAGCAAAGGCACACGCAACCGGTTCATGATGCTTCTCCTTGTAGCCGCGCAAGAGGCGGCGGTACAGAGCAGTGTAGACATCCCCGTTACATCCACGGCCTCTCATACCCCGGCCGCCTTCAAGCGCTGGGCATGCTCGACAAACAAGCGGACCGGCTCGGCTCCCCGCCCCACCAACCCCAACGACTGGTTGACGATGTCGAAATGGTCCAATGGATAGTCGTTGCCGATCACCGTACCCAGGTGTGAACTGAATCGCCCGACCATGCCATCGCACTGCCCCGCCTCGCGGACGAAGGTGCGGGCGAACAGCCGGCAGCTGCGGTTCGTGCCATCGAACAGATTGCGCCCCCTGTCGGTCCTGCCTGGCTGCAGGATCCCGGACCAGGAGTAATAACGTACGCCGTCGACCTCTTCCGGCCCCTGCCCGCCCCAGGTGTCAGGCAGGCCCTGTGGATAACGCTCGTTGAACAGCGCCACACCGGCGGTGGTCAGGGATTCATGGGACGCCTGGATATCCACCGGCAGCTTCGGCCCGCGATAGCCGGTCTCCAGCAGGTTCATCACGGCATTGATCAGCCACAGCAGGGCTTTGAGCAGGCGGCCCTTGGCACGGTCGGATGGGTAATGGATGCGCAGGTAGTCGGCCAGCTCCGAGCCGTGGTTGGGCCCGGCCACCGAGGTGACCGAGGCCACCAGGTCCGGGCGCCTGGCCGCTGCGTAACGGGCCGTCAGGGCGCCCTGGCTATGGCCGATCAGGTTGACCTTGCCGGCCCCGGTCTGGCGCAGGATGTCCTGGATCTGCACCAGCAGTTGCTCGCCACGCACCTCGGATGAATGCAGCGGCGACACTTTCACCGCCACCACTACCGCCCCTCTTCGACGCAGCGCCGAGACGATCCCATACCAGTACGGATACAGCACCAGGCGAATGAACCCGAGCATTCCCGGAACCAGCACCAACGGATAGCGGGTGGCACATTGTTGCGACATGGGTGGACGTCCTTGTGATCGGAGGGGGGTGCCAGCATCGGCATCGATGATGACCAGTCTATGACACCCCCGTCACTTCAGCCCGCTCACCCCCGCCACGATCAGCCCCACCGAGACCAGCTTGACCAGCGTCAGGCTTTCCCCCAGCAGCACGAATCCCAGCAATACGGTGCCCAGGGAGCCGATAGCCGTCCAGATCGGATACGCCACGCTCACCGGCAGTTCGCGCATTGACAGTGTCAGGAACCAGATTCCGCCGACCGCGGCCACCACCGTGATCAGCGAGGGCCATGGACGGGTGAAGCCTTCGGCGTATTTCATGCCCATGGCGAACGTGACCTCGAAGCCGGCCGCCACCAGCAGATAGACCCAGGCCATCAGAAGGTCCGCGCCAACGCCAGCAGGCGCTGCTCGGCCTCAGCGCAGGACTGGGCAAAGCTGCGCTCGGCCGATTCTTCGCCTTCGGCGGCAACCACGGTCACATCGGTGATGCCGATAAACCCCAGGACCGTGCGCAACAGGGTGTCGGCATGGTTCATCGCCTCCAGCTGTCCGCCGGGACCGAAGCCGAAGTCGCCACGGCTGGTCACGATCAGGGCTTTCTTGCCCAGCACCAGCGGCTCGTAATGCGAGACACCGTTGTCCAGGCTGTGGTTGAAGGTCAGGCCGATCCGCACGATTTGATCGATCCACGCCTTCACCCCGCCCGGCACGCTGAAGTTGTGCATGGGCGCGGAAATCACCAGCCGGTCGTGGGCCCGCAGCTCCGCGACCAGAGTGTCGCTCAATGCCAGGTCCGCCTGAATGGTCAGCGGCCGTGCCTGGGGCTCGGGATAGAAGGCGGCGGCAATGAAGGCTTCGTTGACCGGTGGTATCAAGGTGCGCCCCACTTCACGACGAGTCGTCAGGGCGTCGGGATGGACGGCCTGCCAGGCCGACAGAAAGGTTTCGGCCAGACGCCGGGAATGGGAACGTTCACCACGCGGACTGCCATGCACCACAAGAACACTGCTCATCTGAAGCTCCTTTGATTCATCTACAATGAAAACTGCCTGGAGCCTCAAAATGCGGTCTTTCAAAGCCCCCATGCAAATGAGCGCTTATCAACCTGGATGAATAAATCTCATCCATCCAGCCAATCTGGAGCCTCGATGTTCGCCAACCTGCCCCTCAACGCCCTGCGCGCCTTCGAATCCGCCGCGCGGTTGCTCAGCTTCAAGGCCGCTGCCGAGGAGCTGGCCGTGACGCCCACGGCGATTTCCCATCAGGTCCGCGCCCTGGAAACCTGGCTCGGCGTGCAATTGTTCGAACGCTTGCCACGCCAGGTGCGACTGACCGACGGCGGCCAACGCCTGTTCCACAGCCTGCACGGCGCCCTGCTGGACGTGGCGCAAAGTGTCGATACCTTGCGCCCGCAACGCAGCGGCACCCACCTGACACTTTCCACCACCGCCGCGTTCGCCGCACTCTGGCTGGTGCCGCGACTGGGGCGCTTCTATGCGCGGCATCCGGACATCAAGGTGCGCCTGGACACCCATTGCGAAGTGATCGACCTGCATCAGGACGCCAGCGTCGACCTGGTGGTGCGCTACAGCCTCGATGACTACCCGAACCTGTACGGTTTGTGTCTGTTCGACGAGCGCTTCGGCGTGTATGGCTCGCCCGGGCAAGTAGCCCTCGCGGCCGAGCAGACGCCAACGTTGATCAGCGTGCGCTGGCACAACTCCAAGCTGTACGCCCATGGCTGGGATGCCTGGTGCGCCCAGGCCGGGGAAAACTGGCTCACCCGGCAGCCCTGCATACGCGAATACGACGAGGAGCACTACGCCTTGCAAGCGGCGATCGCCGGGCAAGGCCTGGTGCTGGCAAGCAACATCCTGGTGTCCGAAAGCGTCGCCAGCGGCCTGCTGGTGGGCTACCGCCCGCAGGTCCAGGTCGATGGCGCCGGTTACAGCGCCCTGTGCGTACCGGGTCGCGAACGCCATCCACCGGTGCGTGCGTTCTTCAAATGGCTGGAGGAGGAGGTACGCCTGTCCGGCTCGCAGCACTTGCCGGTCGCTCGGACAGTTTCATAAAACTTTTCCTTTCGCTCATGACTCCCACCATAGGCGTTGTACGAAAAGTCGCCGAGCGGCGACAGGCATCGTTCGTACAACGCCCAGAAATGATCACGCCGACAGAGCGCGACATACAACCGGATCAGCCTCCAGGAGAACGAGATGAGCGACATGCACTTGACCGATGTAACCACCCTGCGCGAGCGGGCGCGCCAAAACGTGCAGAACGGCGCAGTGACCGAGGGCTACAACGCCGATCGACAGGAAGTCGTGCGCCTGCTCAACGAAGCGCTGGCCACCGAGCTGGTGTGCGTGCTGCGCTACAAGCGCCACTACTTCATGGCCACCGGCCTCAAGGCCAGCGTGGCCGCCAGCGAGTTCCTCGAGCACGCGAACCAGGAAGCCGAACACGCCGACAAACTGGCCGAACGCATCGTCCAGCTGGGTGGCGAGCCGGAGTTCAACCCTGACCTGCTGACCCGCAATTCCCACGCCCAGTACGTCGCGGGCAATACGCTCAAGGAAATGGTCTATGAAGACCTGGTGGCCGAGCGCATCGCCATCGACAGCTACCGGGAAATCATCCAGTACATCGGTGAGAAAGACCCGACCACCCGGCGTATTTTCGAGGACATCCTGGCCCAGGAAGAAGAACACGCCGATGACATGGCCGATATTCTGGCCGATCTGTAATCCCGCTGACGTGGACAGGCTCGCTCCCCCGGGCACCGGCCAGATGAAGGGGCGAGCCTGCTCGCGATCCGGGCCCTGAGCCGGCCCATGAGCCCGGCGTTCAACGGGTAGGCTTGACCGTGACCGGTGCCTTGCCGGCCTTCATCTGCTCCAGCAACGGTGCGCACTGGTTAGGTTCGCCGCCGCTGGGCGCCACCAGCGCCAGCAACCCGGCCGCTGGCGCGGCGATCACTCCCAGCGCCACCATGCCGGCTCCGCGCAGCATCAGCGGCACGGCCTTGACGCCCGCCGACGGCTTGGCGAATGGGCCCCGGACATAGAGTGGCGAGCGCAGGGAAATCAGCCGCCAGCCCTTGGACTCCGGCGTGACGGTCAGGTCCAGTTGTTCGGTGGCCATGTTCGCCGTGCCATCGACGTAGATGATCGCGTTTTCGGTGTCGAAGACAAACAGGCGGGTGGTCGCCAGGCCGCTCTTGATGTCGAAATCCGCCGCCGCGCAGTTGATCTTCACCTCCTTGTCGCCAAAGATTTTCCCCACCACGTAGTTGCCGACGTTCAATCCCGCCAACTCCATCAATTCGCGACTGATGGCACCGTCGTTGATGAGCATCTTCAACGTGCCATTGGACGTGCCCAGCAAGGCAGCCACCGAGTTTCCTCGCCCGGCGATATCGGCATCGCCGTTCAGCTCGCCGAAACTGGTTTTCATCGGCTCGAACCCTGGAAACAGTTGCTTGAGCTTGAAACCGCGAGCCGTGAGCCGAGCCCTTCCCTCCAAAGGCTGGGTATGGCCGTTGAGGCGGATCTGCGCGTCGAGCCGACCACCCGCTACCCCGAACCGCAGGGGCTCGAGGCTCAACTGGCCATCGGTGAGCACCAGGTGGGTATAAAGATCGTTGAAGGGCAACTGCTCACTGTGGACGATGCGTTTACCGGTGAACTCCACGTCG
This genomic interval carries:
- a CDS encoding Hsp70 family protein → MKNASSARACGIDFGTSNSTVGWLRPGMETLIALEDDKITLPSVVFFNQEERRPVYGRLALHEYLEGYEGRLMRSLKSLLGSKLIKHDTSVLGTAMPFKDLLGLYIGQLKKRAEATAGREFEEVVLGRPVFFVDDDELADQEAQNTLADVARAIGFKEVSFQYEPIAAAFDYESTIEREELVLIVDIGGGTSDFSLVRLSPERRTHDNRHADILATGGVHIGGTDFDKQLSLAGLMPLFGYGSRMKSGAYMPTSHHMNLATWHTINAVYSQKSTLALGSMRYDIEDTGGIDRLFKLIEQRAGHWLAMEVEETKIQLTQADHRHVALDRIEPGLSVDLSRALFESAIDGLLERVRTSVTQLLGDADVGVDQVDTVFFTGGSSGIPALRNSVSAMLPKARHVEGNIFGSIGSGLAIEAMKRYG
- a CDS encoding FMN-dependent NADH-azoreductase, yielding MSSVLVVHGSPRGERSHSRRLAETFLSAWQAVHPDALTTRREVGRTLIPPVNEAFIAAAFYPEPQARPLTIQADLALSDTLVAELRAHDRLVISAPMHNFSVPGGVKAWIDQIVRIGLTFNHSLDNGVSHYEPLVLGKKALIVTSRGDFGFGPGGQLEAMNHADTLLRTVLGFIGITDVTVVAAEGEESAERSFAQSCAEAEQRLLALARTF
- a CDS encoding ferritin-like domain-containing protein, whose protein sequence is MSDMHLTDVTTLRERARQNVQNGAVTEGYNADRQEVVRLLNEALATELVCVLRYKRHYFMATGLKASVAASEFLEHANQEAEHADKLAERIVQLGGEPEFNPDLLTRNSHAQYVAGNTLKEMVYEDLVAERIAIDSYREIIQYIGEKDPTTRRIFEDILAQEEEHADDMADILADL
- a CDS encoding esterase/lipase family protein, which translates into the protein MSQQCATRYPLVLVPGMLGFIRLVLYPYWYGIVSALRRRGAVVVAVKVSPLHSSEVRGEQLLVQIQDILRQTGAGKVNLIGHSQGALTARYAAARRPDLVASVTSVAGPNHGSELADYLRIHYPSDRAKGRLLKALLWLINAVMNLLETGYRGPKLPVDIQASHESLTTAGVALFNERYPQGLPDTWGGQGPEEVDGVRYYSWSGILQPGRTDRGRNLFDGTNRSCRLFARTFVREAGQCDGMVGRFSSHLGTVIGNDYPLDHFDIVNQSLGLVGRGAEPVRLFVEHAQRLKAAGV
- a CDS encoding PsiF family protein produces the protein MNRLRVPLLVVGLLLCTEGFAANSQQTLMVTCNADATAQGLKGDARREFMGACLKTKPPEGPVTPQERMTSCNATATAQALKGDARKAFMSDCLKKK
- a CDS encoding thioredoxin family protein, coding for MTLKTVTTTNFEELVLKSTLPVIVLFGTKGKKSSDNMTASLEEAASSNAGRITFLEKAFEKEGSIEKDPDYDVQSAPTTLFFKGGELQRTVVGFYKYEGVFKTWVEEL
- a CDS encoding LysR substrate-binding domain-containing protein yields the protein MFANLPLNALRAFESAARLLSFKAAAEELAVTPTAISHQVRALETWLGVQLFERLPRQVRLTDGGQRLFHSLHGALLDVAQSVDTLRPQRSGTHLTLSTTAAFAALWLVPRLGRFYARHPDIKVRLDTHCEVIDLHQDASVDLVVRYSLDDYPNLYGLCLFDERFGVYGSPGQVALAAEQTPTLISVRWHNSKLYAHGWDAWCAQAGENWLTRQPCIREYDEEHYALQAAIAGQGLVLASNILVSESVASGLLVGYRPQVQVDGAGYSALCVPGRERHPPVRAFFKWLEEEVRLSGSQHLPVARTVS
- a CDS encoding DnaJ C-terminal domain-containing protein, encoding MDFKDYYKILGVEPTADDSTIKAAYRKLARKYHPDVSKEKDAETKFKDVSEAYEALKSADKRAEYDDLRRYGQHGQPFQGPPGWQSRGGFGGQDTGDFSDFFSSIFGNRGSGFGGGQSGRSAGRRGQDVELELPIFLEETLSNESKKISYQVPQHNAAGQHVSNTTKSLNVKIPLGVTDGERIRLKGQGAPGIGGGANGDLYLTIRFAPHPKFDVEGQDLIITLPLAPWELALGTEVAVPTLTGKINLKVPAGSQNGQRMRAKGHGLRNKAGERGYLFVQLKAVMPKANDESVKALWAELAKKAAFDPRANF
- a CDS encoding DMT family transporter, which codes for MAWVYLLVAAGFEVTFAMGMKYAEGFTRPWPSLITVVAAVGGIWFLTLSMRELPVSVAYPIWTAIGSLGTVLLGFVLLGESLTLVKLVSVGLIVAGVSGLK
- a CDS encoding AI-2E family transporter, whose amino-acid sequence is MPTFSQRHVLLVISWVIIFGGLLLVLPLRLLPSLLAGLLVFELVNMLTPQLQRLIEGRRARWLAVALLGTLVVSVLTLIFAGAFSFLLHEAENPGASLDKFMAVVDRARGQLPPFIDAYLPASAAEFRVAIGDWMSKHLSDLQLVGKDAAHMFVTLLIGMVLGAIVALQRIPDLTKRKPLAAALFDRLNLLVKAFRNIVFAQIKISLLNTFFTGIFLAVVLPLFGIKLPLTKTLIVMTFLLGLLPVIGNLISNTLITIVGLSLSIWVAMAALGYLIVIHKLEYFLNARIVGGQISAKSWELLMAMLVFEAAFGLPGVVAGPIYYAYLKSELKQIGMV
- a CDS encoding chaperone modulator CbpM, with protein sequence MNNPIIELNLKEFCEAAALADVHVIEIVAHGILEPHGKAPSDWRFTDYELVLARRAAKLRRELELEWDGVALALDLLEEVQQLRSENRMLKQRLGRLVE